One Candidatus Ornithobacterium hominis genomic region harbors:
- the frr gene encoding ribosome recycling factor, with translation MDTTNIIKNTETGMQDSVKHLEKAFTQIRAGRANPNMLGNVMVDYYGSPTPLSQVANVSAPDAMTLNVQPWEATMIQPIEKAIMEANLGFNPSNNGNAVIISVPPLTEERRKDLVKQTKTELENAKVSIRNWRKEANNSIKKSDDSEDLQKSLEANVQELTDKYIKIAEELFTKKEAEIMKV, from the coding sequence ATGGACACAACAAATATTATAAAAAACACGGAAACGGGAATGCAAGATTCCGTAAAGCATTTAGAAAAAGCTTTTACACAAATTCGCGCAGGGCGCGCCAACCCAAATATGCTAGGGAATGTAATGGTTGATTATTATGGTTCACCAACGCCCCTTTCTCAAGTTGCCAATGTGAGTGCTCCTGATGCGATGACATTAAACGTTCAGCCATGGGAAGCAACGATGATTCAGCCGATTGAAAAGGCCATCATGGAGGCTAATTTAGGTTTCAATCCTTCTAATAATGGCAACGCAGTCATTATCAGCGTGCCACCACTGACCGAGGAACGAAGAAAAGATTTGGTGAAACAAACTAAAACTGAACTAGAAAATGCGAAAGTCAGCATCAGAAATTGGAGAAAAGAAGCTAATAACAGCATCAAGAAATCTGATGATTCTGAAGATTTACAAAAAAGTTTAGAAGCAAACGTTCAGGAATTGACCGATAAATACATCAAAATTGCTGAAGAGCTCTTTACTAAAAAAGAAGCTGAAATTATGAAAGTTTAA
- a CDS encoding phosphoribosylanthranilate isomerase: protein MRIKVCGLGLETQIRALQEMNFDFAGFIFYKKSPRYVLNFLELKDLKKFNEIKKVGVFVNENPEEITKICEAAQLDLVQLHGNESLEEVEQLNSILPIIKVIHMRGEKEEIQAKIDEYEKAASFLLFETPSQDYGGSGKTFDWAMIDALNFSKPYFLSGGLSLENIENFKGLKKIPYALDVNSQFEISPGRKNLNLLKKLKNK, encoded by the coding sequence ATGAGGATTAAAGTTTGCGGACTTGGTCTAGAAACACAAATTAGAGCTTTGCAGGAAATGAATTTTGATTTCGCAGGATTTATTTTTTATAAAAAATCACCTCGGTATGTATTGAATTTTTTAGAATTGAAAGATTTGAAAAAATTTAATGAAATCAAAAAAGTAGGGGTTTTCGTGAATGAAAATCCAGAAGAAATTACCAAAATCTGTGAGGCAGCTCAGCTAGATTTGGTTCAACTGCACGGGAATGAAAGTTTAGAAGAAGTTGAGCAGTTAAATTCAATTTTACCCATCATCAAGGTAATTCATATGAGAGGGGAAAAAGAAGAAATTCAAGCAAAAATTGATGAGTATGAGAAGGCAGCAAGTTTTTTGCTATTTGAGACACCTTCGCAAGATTATGGCGGTAGCGGAAAAACCTTTGACTGGGCGATGATTGATGCCTTAAATTTTTCTAAACCTTATTTTTTGAGCGGAGGCTTGAGTCTAGAAAACATAGAAAATTTTAAAGGCTTAAAAAAAATACCTTATGCACTTGACGTGAATAGTCAATTTGAAATATCACCTGGACGTAAAAATTTAAACTTATTGAAAAAATTAAAAAATAAATGA
- a CDS encoding dihydrodipicolinate synthase family protein yields the protein MEKIKGLIVAPFTAFGKDLEINLSPISDYAKMLKKNGLKGVFINGSSGEGYMLNVDERKKLAEEWMKFADEDFKVIVHVGSTTLKDAVELAKHAQEIKAFGTGAMAPPFPKIGRIQELFDYCKAIADAAPEIPFYYYHIPVFNGAYLPMLDFLKKVNGEIPNFAGIKYTYENLYEFNQCSLYENGKFQMLHGQDETLLAGLALSDVKGGISGTANYTGKGLIEVLNYWENKDLNQARAAQNYNQAVINVIVKYGGNIVGGKRIMKLMGLDLGKNRIPFKNLTDAEEAQLKKDLEEIDFFNHCNEL from the coding sequence ATGGAAAAAATAAAAGGATTAATTGTAGCTCCTTTTACCGCTTTTGGTAAAGATTTAGAGATTAATTTATCACCCATTTCAGATTATGCTAAAATGCTGAAAAAGAATGGTTTGAAAGGTGTTTTCATTAACGGATCTTCGGGTGAAGGCTATATGCTAAACGTAGACGAACGTAAAAAATTGGCAGAAGAATGGATGAAGTTTGCTGATGAAGATTTTAAAGTCATCGTACACGTTGGTAGCACAACGCTAAAGGATGCTGTAGAGTTGGCAAAGCATGCGCAGGAAATCAAAGCATTTGGTACAGGAGCCATGGCACCGCCGTTTCCTAAAATTGGTAGAATTCAAGAGCTTTTTGACTACTGCAAAGCCATTGCCGATGCTGCGCCAGAGATTCCTTTCTATTACTATCATATTCCAGTTTTCAATGGAGCATATTTGCCAATGTTGGATTTTCTGAAAAAAGTAAACGGAGAAATTCCCAATTTTGCTGGAATCAAGTATACTTATGAGAATTTATATGAATTTAATCAATGTTCGCTCTACGAAAACGGGAAATTCCAAATGCTGCACGGGCAAGATGAAACCTTGTTGGCAGGCTTAGCGTTGAGTGATGTGAAGGGTGGAATCAGCGGTACTGCAAATTATACAGGCAAAGGTTTGATAGAAGTTTTAAATTACTGGGAAAACAAGGATTTGAATCAAGCAAGAGCTGCCCAAAATTACAACCAAGCAGTCATTAATGTGATTGTAAAATATGGTGGAAACATCGTAGGAGGAAAAAGAATTATGAAGTTGATGGGCTTAGATTTGGGTAAAAATAGGATTCCTTTCAAAAATTTAACAGATGCGGAAGAGGCTCAACTTAAAAAAGATTTAGAAGAAATTGATTTCTTTAATCATTGCAATGAATTGTAA
- the trpA gene encoding tryptophan synthase subunit alpha — MSKLNVFFTAGCIPGLDILELLKTVQTAGANRVEIGMPYSDPIVDGPIIQEANKVALANGMSIENLLKALKNLKNEVSIPVSLMGYLNPVMQYGVEKFVKEAKSCGVEGIIIPDLPAEYFEKEYADLFRENDLKFTFIITPQTTPERIDYFQSLSDGFLYAVSDNSITGKKLNQNKREEYFKALKKLKLKNELYIGFGIRDKSDFDYVTQFANGAIIGTAFLEALQKDDKNYLTTAEKFIKGIKGF; from the coding sequence ATGAGTAAATTAAATGTTTTTTTCACAGCAGGGTGCATTCCTGGGCTGGATATTTTAGAACTTCTGAAAACGGTGCAAACAGCAGGAGCTAATCGCGTGGAAATCGGCATGCCGTATAGTGACCCTATTGTAGATGGTCCCATTATTCAAGAAGCGAATAAAGTGGCTTTGGCAAACGGAATGAGTATTGAAAATTTATTAAAGGCTTTAAAAAATTTAAAAAATGAAGTGTCTATTCCAGTAAGTTTGATGGGGTACCTCAATCCTGTGATGCAATATGGCGTAGAAAAATTTGTGAAAGAAGCTAAATCTTGTGGCGTAGAAGGAATCATTATCCCAGATTTGCCAGCAGAATATTTTGAGAAAGAATATGCTGATTTGTTCAGAGAAAATGATTTGAAATTTACATTTATCATTACACCACAAACAACGCCAGAGAGAATCGATTATTTTCAATCGCTGAGCGATGGATTTTTATACGCAGTTTCAGATAATTCCATTACAGGTAAAAAATTAAATCAAAATAAAAGAGAAGAATATTTTAAGGCTTTAAAAAAATTGAAGTTAAAGAATGAGCTTTATATTGGCTTCGGTATCAGAGATAAAAGCGATTTTGATTACGTGACACAATTTGCAAACGGGGCGATCATCGGCACGGCATTTTTAGAAGCTTTACAAAAAGATGATAAAAATTATCTTACAACAGCTGAAAAATTCATAAAGGGAATAAAAGGGTTTTAA
- a CDS encoding C40 family peptidase has product MNFKKAGIFLVFVFSFHLVESCGVVKTGRRGKKTTTHIKTNVNNSVNSRSKAVLEKANSFLGTPYRYGGTTSSGMDCSGLLWNSYKEINIELPRVSREQAKYGIKIRLQNVQPGDALFFDTSGGDISHAGIVDRIKNGEIFFVHASSSRGVIVSSLETEYWKKRFVKAVRFIH; this is encoded by the coding sequence ATGAATTTTAAAAAAGCAGGTATCTTCTTAGTCTTCGTTTTTAGCTTCCATTTAGTAGAATCTTGCGGCGTGGTGAAAACTGGCCGAAGAGGGAAGAAAACCACTACCCACATCAAAACAAATGTTAATAATTCCGTCAATAGTCGCTCAAAAGCGGTCTTAGAAAAAGCCAACAGCTTCTTGGGGACACCCTATCGCTACGGCGGCACAACCAGCAGCGGTATGGATTGCTCTGGGCTGCTATGGAATTCATACAAAGAAATTAATATCGAATTACCGAGAGTTTCTCGAGAACAAGCAAAATATGGAATAAAGATTCGCCTACAAAATGTTCAGCCTGGAGATGCCTTATTTTTTGATACCAGTGGCGGGGACATCAGCCACGCTGGGATTGTAGACCGCATCAAAAACGGCGAAATCTTCTTTGTGCACGCCTCCTCCTCTCGCGGCGTCATCGTTTCAAGTTTAGAAACCGAATACTGGAAAAAAAGATTTGTGAAAGCCGTTCGATTTATTCATTAA
- a CDS encoding anthranilate synthase component I family protein, with the protein MGEKFSTKKYKIPADLFTPVSIYLRLRDLYRETILLESTDKTDAENSKSIIAINPIAGMEISANKEVEIKLPLQPIKNIENSNPVELFELFQQEIQFENECSALSLAQGMYGYTGYDAAQIFEGLEFSHQPNTPILRYRFYQYVLVIDHFHDELILLENQHPNLNSEKMNIISAIQNKDVPVYPFRLEGEENTDISNEKFLQNVKKGIQHCLRGDVFQVVLSRAFSQRFQGDEFQVYRALRTVNPSPYLFYFDYTDYKIFGSSPESQIILKDNQAKLHPIAGTFRRTGDDSKDFERAKELLTDQKENAEHTMLVDLARNDLSKVCKNVKVSKLKEIQMFSHVIHMVSEVRGEFIEENPFKLIAATFPQGTLSGAPKHRALQIIDENENSARGYYGGCIGFIGFRGEINHAIIIRSFLSQNNQLNYRAGAGVVAKSLPESELKEVEHKLGALKTALRKAEKF; encoded by the coding sequence ATGGGAGAAAAATTTAGTACAAAAAAGTACAAAATTCCTGCAGATTTATTTACACCAGTGAGTATATACCTGCGTTTAAGAGATTTGTACCGAGAAACCATATTGCTGGAAAGTACCGATAAAACCGATGCGGAAAATAGCAAATCAATCATTGCCATAAATCCTATCGCGGGAATGGAAATTTCAGCAAACAAGGAGGTGGAAATTAAACTTCCCCTTCAGCCAATCAAAAATATTGAAAATTCAAATCCAGTAGAATTGTTTGAACTTTTTCAGCAAGAAATTCAGTTTGAAAATGAATGTTCAGCATTGAGCTTAGCTCAGGGGATGTACGGCTATACGGGCTACGATGCAGCACAAATTTTTGAAGGCTTAGAATTTTCTCATCAACCAAATACCCCGATTTTACGCTACAGATTTTATCAGTACGTTTTGGTGATAGACCATTTTCATGATGAATTGATTTTGCTTGAAAATCAGCATCCTAACTTGAATTCAGAAAAAATGAATATAATTTCTGCTATTCAGAATAAAGATGTTCCAGTTTATCCGTTCCGATTAGAAGGGGAGGAAAATACAGATATTTCAAATGAAAAATTCCTTCAAAATGTAAAAAAAGGCATTCAGCATTGTTTACGTGGAGATGTTTTTCAAGTTGTTTTGAGCCGGGCATTTTCACAAAGATTTCAAGGAGATGAATTTCAAGTTTATAGAGCTTTGAGAACTGTAAACCCCTCACCGTATTTATTTTATTTTGATTACACTGATTATAAAATTTTTGGTTCTAGCCCCGAGAGTCAAATTATTTTGAAAGATAATCAAGCCAAGCTTCACCCCATTGCTGGAACCTTTAGACGGACGGGCGATGATTCTAAAGATTTTGAGCGAGCAAAAGAACTTTTAACCGACCAAAAGGAAAATGCAGAACATACGATGTTAGTGGATTTGGCAAGAAATGATTTAAGTAAAGTGTGCAAAAATGTGAAGGTTTCTAAGTTGAAAGAAATCCAAATGTTTAGCCACGTGATTCATATGGTTAGTGAGGTGAGAGGCGAATTTATAGAAGAAAATCCATTTAAATTGATCGCCGCAACATTTCCGCAAGGCACATTGAGTGGAGCACCTAAACATCGTGCTTTGCAAATTATTGATGAAAATGAAAATTCAGCACGAGGTTACTACGGCGGATGCATTGGTTTTATTGGTTTTCGGGGTGAAATCAATCACGCAATCATCATTCGTTCATTTTTAAGCCAAAACAATCAGTTAAATTACCGTGCTGGAGCAGGCGTTGTGGCTAAGTCTTTGCCTGAGAGTGAGTTAAAAGAAGTGGAGCATAAACTGGGCGCATTGAAAACAGCTCTTCGCAAAGCAGAAAAATTTTAG
- the trpC gene encoding indole-3-glycerol phosphate synthase TrpC, protein MIDILTQIIEHKKLEVSAKKSQKSVEELMDSKYFHRQKLSLKYAVKKSPNGIIAEFKRKSPSKQNINIKAEIDEILPIYKNFNVAGISILTDETFFGGTLQDLRQAKKYSIPLLRKDFIIDPYQIYEAKSYGADAILLIAAILDNYEIKEFTAIAHDVGLEVLLEFHAGEDFLKRPKEIDLVGINNRNLKSFEVDFEHAIKMRSELPADAVCVAESGISSAENFLRLKKNNFQGFLMGEFFMKSENLANTFQEFINQIDED, encoded by the coding sequence ATGATTGATATTTTAACTCAAATCATAGAACATAAAAAATTGGAGGTCTCTGCTAAGAAATCCCAAAAAAGTGTAGAAGAACTGATGGATAGTAAATATTTTCATCGTCAGAAATTAAGCCTAAAATATGCAGTAAAAAAATCCCCCAATGGGATTATTGCTGAATTTAAACGTAAATCACCATCCAAACAAAACATCAATATCAAAGCTGAAATAGATGAGATTTTACCGATTTATAAAAACTTTAATGTTGCGGGCATTTCAATCTTGACAGATGAGACATTTTTTGGTGGGACTCTACAAGATTTACGACAAGCCAAGAAATATAGTATCCCCTTGCTTCGCAAGGATTTCATCATAGACCCATACCAAATTTATGAAGCCAAATCCTATGGAGCTGATGCTATTTTGCTCATTGCAGCGATATTAGACAATTACGAAATCAAAGAATTTACAGCAATAGCTCACGATGTTGGATTAGAAGTTTTGCTGGAATTTCATGCAGGGGAAGATTTTTTAAAACGACCTAAAGAAATAGATTTGGTCGGCATCAACAATCGGAATTTAAAAAGCTTTGAAGTTGACTTTGAGCATGCTATCAAAATGAGAAGCGAACTGCCTGCTGATGCAGTTTGCGTGGCTGAAAGTGGAATTTCTTCTGCAGAAAATTTTTTAAGGCTTAAAAAAAATAATTTTCAAGGTTTTTTGATGGGTGAATTTTTCATGAAAAGTGAAAATCTAGCAAATACATTTCAGGAATTTATAAATCAAATAGATGAGGATTAA
- a CDS encoding anthranilate synthase component II, with protein sequence MKKILLLDNYDSFTYNLVQILEELVEEDQKIVVKKNDEISVEEVSVYDKIVLSPGPGIPSESGILIETIKKYAGEKPIFGVCLGLQAIVEAFGGELFNLEKVHHGVQSKLEIKKDSKIFQGLENPILIGRYHSWVASKKHFPSELDITGEDENGIIMSIENSAKKIYAVQFHPESIMTPQGKQMIRNWLSIN encoded by the coding sequence ATGAAGAAGATTTTATTATTAGATAATTACGATTCGTTTACGTATAATTTAGTTCAAATTTTAGAAGAATTAGTGGAGGAGGATCAGAAGATTGTAGTGAAGAAAAATGATGAAATTTCAGTAGAAGAAGTTTCAGTTTATGACAAAATTGTACTTTCACCTGGCCCAGGAATCCCGTCAGAATCAGGGATTTTGATAGAAACTATAAAAAAATATGCAGGGGAAAAACCAATTTTTGGTGTTTGCTTGGGATTGCAAGCCATTGTGGAGGCCTTTGGTGGTGAGTTGTTTAATTTAGAGAAAGTTCATCATGGAGTTCAGTCTAAATTAGAAATCAAAAAAGATTCAAAAATTTTCCAAGGCTTAGAAAATCCAATATTGATTGGGCGCTACCACAGCTGGGTAGCCAGTAAAAAGCATTTCCCTTCAGAATTAGACATCACGGGCGAGGATGAGAATGGTATCATTATGTCTATCGAAAATTCAGCAAAAAAAATCTATGCTGTGCAGTTTCACCCAGAAAGCATCATGACACCGCAAGGGAAGCAAATGATAAGAAATTGGTTATCAATCAATTAA
- the trpB gene encoding tryptophan synthase subunit beta encodes MMKNPDELGYYGEFGGAFIPEMLYPNIQELQRNYQSILADEKFVCQYEDLLRNYVGRPSPLYFAQNLSEKKGAKIYLKREDLNHTGAHKINNAIGQVLMAKHLGKTRIIAETGAGQHGVATATACALLQLPCTVYMGEVDIERQNPNVQRMKMLGATVRPAQSGSKTLKDAVNEALQDWVQNAEDTFYVLGSAVGPHPYPDLVTRLQQIISKEAKNQYRSISGRDLPTRVIACLGGGSNAAGMFYHFIDEKSVELIGVEAAGLGINSGKSAATIQLGKIGVLHGSKSLLIQTEDGQVIEPHSISAGLDYPGIGPLHSYLATKGRLKVLGCTDDEALAAAYELTKVEGILPALESAHALAALNQLALKKEDEIIVCLSGRGDKDLATYIKNFEK; translated from the coding sequence ATGATGAAAAATCCTGATGAATTAGGCTACTATGGGGAATTTGGAGGAGCTTTTATTCCTGAGATGCTTTATCCCAATATTCAAGAATTACAAAGAAATTACCAATCTATTTTAGCTGACGAGAAGTTTGTTTGCCAGTATGAAGATTTGTTAAGAAATTACGTTGGGCGCCCGTCACCACTGTATTTTGCTCAAAATTTAAGCGAAAAAAAAGGTGCTAAAATTTACCTGAAAAGGGAGGATTTAAATCACACAGGCGCTCATAAAATCAATAATGCGATTGGTCAGGTTTTAATGGCAAAACATCTTGGCAAAACAAGAATCATTGCAGAGACTGGAGCTGGTCAGCACGGGGTTGCTACGGCAACGGCTTGCGCTTTGCTTCAATTGCCGTGCACCGTGTATATGGGCGAAGTGGATATCGAGCGTCAAAACCCAAATGTGCAGCGGATGAAAATGCTTGGAGCCACGGTGAGACCAGCTCAATCTGGCAGTAAAACGCTGAAAGATGCTGTGAACGAGGCCTTGCAAGATTGGGTGCAAAATGCCGAAGATACTTTTTATGTTTTGGGAAGTGCTGTAGGTCCTCATCCTTACCCAGATTTAGTAACGAGATTGCAACAAATTATAAGCAAAGAGGCTAAAAATCAGTATCGTAGCATAAGTGGGCGAGACTTGCCAACGCGCGTTATCGCTTGTTTAGGTGGGGGGAGCAATGCTGCGGGGATGTTTTACCACTTCATTGATGAAAAATCGGTGGAATTAATTGGAGTAGAAGCTGCTGGCTTGGGAATTAATTCAGGCAAAAGTGCTGCAACAATTCAGCTGGGGAAAATTGGCGTGCTGCATGGTAGTAAAAGTTTACTGATTCAGACCGAAGATGGGCAAGTAATAGAACCACATAGTATTTCCGCAGGTTTGGACTACCCAGGCATCGGGCCTTTGCATTCTTATTTAGCCACAAAAGGCCGCCTGAAAGTCTTGGGGTGCACTGATGATGAAGCCTTGGCTGCCGCTTATGAATTGACTAAAGTAGAGGGAATTTTACCTGCCTTGGAATCTGCACATGCCTTAGCTGCATTGAATCAATTGGCATTGAAAAAAGAAGATGAAATCATTGTTTGCTTGAGTGGGCGAGGGGATAAAGATTTAGCTACTTACATTAAAAATTTTGAAAAATGA
- a CDS encoding AGE family epimerase/isomerase produces the protein MNKTEYLKNWREKYRKDLTENILPFWLNHGIDRENGGVYTCLDREGVIYDTTKSVWFQGRFAYILALAYNQIEAKEEYLAASKSCIDFIENFCFDTDGRMFFEITADGKPLRKRRYIFSESFAAIAMSEYALASGDNTYAQKAFDLFKKMQYWLETPGELESKFTENLKAKGHSITMIMLNLAAQIRKAYPHKDLDEQIQKSYQEITTDFMKPEFKAVLETVGEDGSFIDTMMGRLINPGHAIETGWFILEEAKFRNGDKDYIENAEKIINWSFDWGWDKDFGGILNFVDCKNYPAQDYAHDMKFWWPQTEAIIAYLYLYLATGKDEYLEKHQQISDWTYQHFPDRNHPEWFGYLHRDGSVSQPAKGNLFKGPFHIPRMMIKGVELCDLILKS, from the coding sequence ATGAACAAGACAGAATACCTAAAAAATTGGAGAGAAAAATACCGTAAAGATTTAACAGAGAACATTTTACCATTTTGGCTAAATCACGGTATAGATAGGGAAAACGGCGGTGTGTATACTTGCCTCGACCGCGAAGGAGTAATTTATGACACGACTAAATCAGTTTGGTTTCAAGGGCGATTCGCTTACATTTTAGCCTTAGCTTATAATCAAATTGAAGCCAAAGAAGAGTACTTAGCAGCATCAAAATCTTGCATTGATTTTATTGAAAATTTTTGTTTTGATACAGATGGACGAATGTTTTTTGAAATCACAGCAGATGGGAAGCCGCTGCGCAAAAGGCGTTATATTTTTTCTGAGAGTTTTGCTGCAATTGCCATGAGTGAATATGCTTTGGCAAGTGGTGACAACACTTATGCTCAAAAAGCTTTTGATTTATTCAAAAAAATGCAATATTGGCTAGAAACTCCAGGAGAATTAGAATCAAAATTTACAGAAAATTTGAAAGCTAAAGGGCATTCCATCACGATGATAATGCTCAACTTGGCGGCACAAATTCGTAAAGCTTATCCGCACAAAGATTTAGATGAACAAATCCAAAAATCATATCAAGAAATTACAACAGATTTTATGAAGCCAGAGTTCAAAGCTGTTTTAGAAACAGTAGGAGAGGACGGCTCTTTTATCGACACAATGATGGGGCGTTTGATAAACCCTGGGCATGCAATAGAGACAGGCTGGTTTATACTAGAAGAAGCTAAATTTAGAAATGGTGATAAAGATTACATAGAAAATGCTGAAAAAATCATTAACTGGTCGTTTGATTGGGGTTGGGATAAAGACTTTGGCGGAATTCTAAACTTTGTAGATTGCAAAAACTACCCAGCGCAGGATTATGCTCACGATATGAAATTTTGGTGGCCGCAAACAGAAGCAATTATCGCTTATCTGTACTTGTATTTAGCCACGGGTAAAGACGAATATTTAGAAAAACACCAACAAATCAGTGACTGGACTTATCAACATTTTCCTGATAGAAATCACCCAGAGTGGTTTGGCTATTTGCACCGAGACGGTAGCGTATCTCAGCCTGCAAAAGGGAATTTGTTTAAAGGCCCTTTCCATATTCCAAGGATGATGATCAAAGGCGTTGAACTTTGTGACTTAATTTTAAAATCATGA
- the pyrH gene encoding UMP kinase — MKYQRVLLKLSGEALMGEKQYGIDPKQIISYSQQIKEIVDKGCEVAIVIGGGNIFRGISGAANGIDRVQGDYMGMLATVINGMALQQGLEDEGLDVRLQTAIEIKQIAETYIRRRAIRHLEKKRVVIFSGGLGNPYFTTDSAAVLRAIEIEADVILKGTRVDGIYSADPEKDKNAEKFTNISFKDVYSKGLKVMDMTAFTLSEENQLPIIVFDMNTPGNLREIIEGKDIGTLVS; from the coding sequence ATGAAATATCAGCGCGTTTTACTTAAATTAAGTGGTGAGGCATTGATGGGCGAAAAACAATATGGCATTGACCCCAAACAAATCATATCTTATTCTCAACAAATTAAGGAAATTGTGGATAAAGGCTGTGAGGTTGCTATTGTGATTGGCGGTGGAAACATCTTCCGTGGCATTAGTGGTGCTGCCAATGGCATTGACCGTGTGCAGGGTGACTACATGGGGATGCTAGCTACTGTTATAAATGGTATGGCTCTGCAGCAAGGCTTGGAAGATGAAGGTTTAGACGTTCGTTTGCAAACGGCAATTGAAATCAAGCAAATTGCTGAAACTTATATTCGCCGTCGTGCGATTCGACATCTGGAGAAGAAAAGAGTTGTTATCTTCAGTGGAGGTTTGGGGAATCCCTATTTCACCACAGATTCTGCAGCGGTTTTGCGTGCTATTGAAATCGAAGCGGATGTGATCTTGAAGGGAACTCGTGTAGATGGAATTTATTCAGCTGATCCTGAGAAAGATAAAAATGCTGAAAAATTTACGAATATCAGCTTTAAAGATGTTTACTCTAAAGGATTGAAAGTCATGGATATGACTGCTTTTACATTGAGTGAAGAGAATCAATTGCCCATTATTGTCTTTGATATGAATACGCCAGGAAATTTAAGAGAAATTATAGAAGGAAAAGATATAGGAACTTTAGTTAGCTAA
- the trpD gene encoding anthranilate phosphoribosyltransferase, translated as MKDILEYLFKYNTLSYQEAKSIMLQIPKGIFNDYEITSFVTILMMRSITIDELKGLADALLEMAVEVDLETQDLVDIVGTGGDGKNTFNISTLSCFVVAGAGQKVAKHGNYGSSSISGSSNVMEFLGYKFTDNQEHLKNQLSEANICFLHAPKFHPSLKLVAPLRKQLGFRTFFNMLGPLVNPARPKFSLIGVYNTEMGRIYNYLMQQKENKFMIVHSLDGYDEISLTSESMIITEKGIDLYNPNQLQASIIQPEEIYGGDSKEAAAELFLKIISGQGSPAQNAVVITNAALALQNTGKFEDFSSAKKAAEESLLNGKAHDCLKKLIAANHD; from the coding sequence ATGAAAGACATTTTAGAATATTTATTTAAATACAATACGCTCAGTTATCAGGAGGCTAAATCTATCATGTTGCAAATCCCCAAAGGTATTTTCAACGATTATGAAATAACGAGTTTTGTCACCATTTTGATGATGAGAAGCATTACCATTGATGAGCTGAAAGGTTTAGCTGATGCTTTGCTAGAAATGGCAGTGGAAGTCGATTTAGAGACGCAAGATTTGGTGGATATTGTTGGTACGGGTGGCGATGGCAAAAACACATTCAATATCAGCACCTTATCTTGTTTTGTCGTGGCGGGAGCTGGGCAAAAAGTGGCTAAGCATGGAAATTACGGTTCTTCGTCTATTAGCGGTTCATCTAACGTGATGGAGTTTCTAGGCTATAAATTTACAGATAATCAAGAGCACCTAAAAAACCAACTGAGTGAAGCCAATATTTGCTTTCTACATGCGCCCAAATTCCATCCATCATTGAAGCTTGTCGCCCCGCTGAGAAAGCAATTGGGCTTTAGAACTTTTTTTAATATGCTTGGGCCATTGGTGAACCCTGCACGTCCTAAATTTTCACTGATTGGCGTTTACAATACTGAAATGGGGCGGATTTATAACTACTTAATGCAGCAGAAAGAAAATAAATTCATGATTGTACATTCGCTAGATGGTTACGATGAGATTTCATTGACGAGCGAAAGCATGATAATAACCGAAAAAGGTATTGACTTATATAATCCAAATCAATTGCAAGCGTCTATCATTCAGCCTGAAGAAATCTATGGTGGCGATAGCAAAGAGGCTGCCGCAGAATTGTTTTTGAAGATAATTTCAGGGCAAGGTTCGCCCGCTCAGAACGCTGTTGTCATCACCAATGCAGCTTTAGCATTGCAAAATACAGGGAAATTTGAAGATTTTTCCTCAGCCAAAAAAGCAGCAGAAGAAAGCCTCTTGAATGGTAAGGCACACGATTGTTTAAAGAAATTAATTGCCGCAAATCATGATTGA